The genomic region TGTACAATTCCGTGTGTCGGAGATATTTAATCATCTTGTTGTTTTTAACAAGAAGTATATTTTCGGAGTGGTGTTAGGCGTCTTTTTTACGAATCTTTTTTTCTCACCGTTAGTTGCATACGATCTCATCTTTGGTGTCGGGCATTCGCTAATTACACTACTTATCCTAATCGGTGCAAAGAAATTTATTAAAGGAATATGGCCACGCCTCCTTTTTAATACCGCTCTCTTTACGTTTACGATGTTTATTATCGCGTATGAATTAAAGCTGGCTTTTGGGGTTCCTTTTTTCTTCGGCTGGCTTACAACGGCAGCCGGCGAATTAACAGTGATGCTTATTGGTGCGCCGATTATGTATGCGCTAAATAAACGGATCAATTTTTCTAAAATGGTCTAATAAAGAATAGAAGCAGTGAAACTTTTCGGTTTCATTGCTTCTTATGTTTCTGCGATAGGCAAACCTACATCTTGGGCGATCAACTTTACTGCTTCATCATATGTAAAAAGGATCATTTTCTGGCTGCCATGGAGGGATTCATGCATAAACGCTC from Pueribacillus theae harbors:
- a CDS encoding QueT transporter family protein, which gives rise to MNVKTLVSNGILAALYIAVSALIQPFGFTNVQFRVSEIFNHLVVFNKKYIFGVVLGVFFTNLFFSPLVAYDLIFGVGHSLITLLILIGAKKFIKGIWPRLLFNTALFTFTMFIIAYELKLAFGVPFFFGWLTTAAGELTVMLIGAPIMYALNKRINFSKMV